Proteins from one Pantoea cypripedii genomic window:
- a CDS encoding MFS transporter, whose protein sequence is MAEVAVDLAVNTAQRRVSTRAAFFIAGFGMGAWAPLVPYAQQRLNLDAGTLGMLLLCLGSGSLLTMLFSGKLAGRFGCRAMITVGTIMICLSLPLLATVNSMPLMVLSLLVFGAGVGLTDVTVNIQGALVEQDSDVPLMSGFHGLFSIGGIVGSACGSLVLSSGLSPLTTSLCAIVVVAIIILFTGKHLLSFAAHEDQHTSPFRPNATLLLMAAMCMVCFLAEGSMLDWSGVWLTSERGLGIEHAGWGYAAFGCAMAVMRLSGDRIVRLLGRKALLICSGLFAMCGFAVAVCIPGWEASLVGFVLVGIGAANVAPVLTTLAGLEKTMPPNMSVAFVSTVGYLGILAGPAILGFIAHISSLSVAFLCISASLLLVLLGGMKLRFV, encoded by the coding sequence ATGGCAGAAGTAGCCGTTGATTTAGCCGTCAACACCGCACAACGCAGAGTGTCTACGCGCGCTGCATTTTTTATCGCAGGTTTTGGCATGGGTGCATGGGCACCGTTAGTACCCTATGCTCAACAGCGCCTTAACCTTGATGCGGGCACGTTGGGAATGCTATTGCTATGTCTGGGCAGTGGCTCCCTTCTGACAATGCTCTTTTCAGGTAAACTCGCTGGCCGTTTTGGCTGCCGGGCAATGATTACTGTTGGCACCATTATGATTTGCCTGTCGCTACCTTTACTGGCAACAGTCAACTCCATGCCATTGATGGTGCTAAGCCTGTTAGTGTTTGGCGCTGGTGTGGGTCTGACTGACGTCACCGTCAATATTCAGGGTGCTCTGGTTGAACAGGATTCTGATGTGCCGTTGATGTCTGGATTTCATGGTTTATTTAGTATTGGGGGCATCGTTGGCTCAGCCTGCGGCAGCCTCGTCCTGAGTTCTGGCCTGTCACCTCTGACAACATCGTTATGCGCGATTGTCGTCGTTGCAATCATCATTCTTTTTACCGGAAAACATCTGCTCTCATTCGCTGCTCACGAAGATCAGCACACATCCCCCTTCAGGCCGAACGCCACTCTTCTCCTGATGGCAGCCATGTGCATGGTATGTTTCCTGGCGGAAGGTTCAATGCTGGACTGGAGTGGCGTATGGCTTACGTCTGAACGAGGTCTCGGGATTGAACATGCAGGATGGGGATATGCTGCTTTTGGTTGCGCAATGGCGGTAATGAGATTGTCCGGAGACAGAATTGTTCGTCTGCTGGGTCGTAAAGCGTTGTTAATATGCAGTGGTCTGTTTGCTATGTGCGGTTTTGCTGTAGCAGTCTGCATCCCCGGTTGGGAGGCATCACTCGTCGGTTTCGTGTTGGTAGGTATCGGCGCGGCAAACGTTGCACCCGTGCTGACGACACTGGCCGGTCTGGAAAAGACCATGCCCCCTAATATGTCCGTCGCCTTCGTTTCAACCGTCGGTTACCTTGGCATTCTGGCAGGTCCGGCAATATTAGGTTTTATTGCGCATATATCCAGCCTGTCTGTCGCCTTCCTGTGCATCTCGGCCTCTCTGCTGCTGGTGTTACTGGGCGGTATGAAGTTACGATTTGTCTGA
- a CDS encoding mandelate racemase/muconate lactonizing enzyme family protein → MSGDRSXSTEDGIVVRIRTDEGIEGWGEITTLGKVYLPTFPDGIRTALKXLGAALLGQDPRNILNINRIMNATLMGQEFAKSPLDIACWDIFGKSVGKPISALLGGVINERFPIYEAVPLGSPESMAEFIKERRAAGVNRFQLKVGNNPLEDVARTRASVEAGDEHTVIVADANGGWSLAGAKLAVQGMAGLAVYVEQPCRTTTDCILAHRGSALPLVLDESIVSQDEVFRAKYEANAVSINLKFGKLGGLTNVVRARDLLQDLNLAVSVEDMWGGDIITAATSHIAATTRPESLLMTPFFNDWTDGHLAGYMPRSQDGFGSAPVAPGLGIEVDVTRLGKPQIVIR, encoded by the coding sequence ATGTCAGGTGACAGGTCANCCAGCACTGAAGACGGCATTGTGGTCAGGATCAGAACTGATGAGGGTATTGAAGGCTGGGGGGAGATAACCACGCTCGGAAAAGTGTATCTGCCGACTTTTCCGGATGGGATCAGAACAGCCCTTAAGGANTTAGGGGCGGCNCTTCTGGGGCAGGATCCTCGCAATATACTGAATATCAACCGAATTATGAATGCTACTCTGATGGGCCAGGAATTCGCGAAAAGCCCACTGGATATCGCTTGCTGGGATATTTTTGGTAAATCTGTTGGCAAGCCAATCAGCGCATTACTGGGGGGAGTGATCAATGAGCGCTTCCCGATTTACGAAGCGGTCCCATTGGGTTCTCCGGAATCGATGGCGGAATTTATTAAAGAACGTCGTGCGGCGGGTGTTAACCGGTTCCAGCTGAAAGTGGGTAACAATCCCCTGGAAGATGTTGCCCGCACACGAGCCAGTGTCGAAGCAGGTGATGAGCACACGGTCATTGTTGCGGATGCGAATGGTGGATGGTCGCTGGCAGGAGCCAAACTGGCGGTGCAAGGGATGGCGGGATTAGCCGTTTATGTTGAGCAACCATGCCGTACCACCACCGATTGTATCCTTGCGCACCGAGGTTCAGCGTTGCCTCTGGTTCTGGATGAATCTATTGTCAGCCAGGATGAAGTGTTCCGCGCAAAATATGAAGCCAATGCCGTATCGATTAACCTGAAGTTTGGCAAGCTGGGCGGATTGACGAATGTCGTGCGTGCACGCGATTTATTGCAGGATTTGAACCTGGCAGTCTCGGTTGAAGACATGTGGGGTGGCGACATTATTACGGCAGCGACCAGCCATATTGCAGCAACGACTCGCCCGGAATCATTGCTGATGACACCTTTTTTCAATGACTGGACTGATGGGCACTTAGCCGGTTATATGCCGCGTTCGCAAGACGGATTCGGTTCAGCACCTGTTGCACCAGGATTAGGGATTGAAGTGGATGTGACACGTCTGGGTAAACCGCAGATCGTTATCCGCTGA